Within the Kluyveromyces lactis strain NRRL Y-1140 chromosome A complete sequence genome, the region TATGGAACTCctcttgtttcttcctGGTAACTAAATTCCAACTAACTATCTTCCCATCTGCTCCGCCGGTGAACAGATTTAGAGAGTTGGGTTGGAATGCGAGAGCTGTTACGGGGAACACCATCTGAACGTCCTCTAAATTCATTCTATGGCAACGAAATGCAAACTTTGGCGATTGATCATCGAAGAACTCTACCGAAACCCGACCATCGACAGAACCCTGTACAAATCCACGATTGTTGGGAATTAAAGTACAGCTCCGGCATTGATACTTCAAACCTGATTCAGTTTCTGTAATGTCCCAAGATGGGAATTGTATTAGCTTAACTTTACCAGAAGATAACGAGCACATTACTCTTACTTCCGATGCACAGAGCTGGAATATCttctcttcaaatttcCACTGCTTCACTATCTGGTTTCGCAGGTAATCCAACACGATAAGTGACCCATCCCATGAAGATGCTATAATAAAATGGTCTATAGAGGTGATACCGGATACACCAAGAGAGAAAGACATAGTATCGTTAGGAATCAATCTTTCAGATTCCCAATCCGCTTCCAAAACTTCACCTTGGACACTTCCTGCCCATATTCTTCCATCTTTACTGACGTGACAACTAGTCAAAGGCCACGAATGCTGTAATTTCATCAGAAGCTGTTGCTGTGTAATATCGAAGAGTGATAGACTCCCATCCCAGCAACTAACTACCACTCTGTTGTCCGATGAGATTATCCTTATATCACTGATATAGTCCTTCGGTACGCCTTGTAATTTTGCGTAACCATTCATCACAGATCAACGATATTACTCATACCTTTGTACCACTTAATTACCGTGATCCTCCACCCAATGACTACCAGCAATTTAATGCACCCTA harbors:
- the BUB3 gene encoding Bub3p (similar to uniprot|P26449 Saccharomyces cerevisiae YOR026W BUB3 Kinetochore checkpoint WD40 repeat protein that localizes to kinetochores during prophase and metaphase delays anaphase in the presence of unattached kinetochores forms complexes with Mad1p-Bub1p and with Cdc20p binds Mad2p and Mad3p), translating into MNGYAKLQGVPKDYISDIRIISSDNRVVVSCWDGSLSLFDITQQQLLMKLQHSWPLTSCHVSKDGRIWAGSVQGEVLEADWESERLIPNDTMSFSLGVSGITSIDHFIIASSWDGSLIVLDYLRNQIVKQWKFEEKIFQLCASEVRVMCSLSSGKVKLIQFPSWDITETESGLKYQCRSCTLIPNNRGFVQGSVDGRVSVEFFDDQSPKFAFRCHRMNLEDVQMVFPVTALAFQPNSLNLFTGGADGKIVSWNLVTRKKQEEFHKLDDTIMKLCCTEDYLVIAVSDDSFKTCAVPQDIELHPSAIYIKHL